A window of the Dictyostelium discoideum AX4 chromosome 4 chromosome, whole genome shotgun sequence genome harbors these coding sequences:
- the rad54b gene encoding CHR group protein, with amino-acid sequence MKKSSKGFVSPYKDSNTTSTPSINHLASKPKKITTSTTSTTSTTTTSSSSSPIETQKTKSKANSSSNNNDKSEDKTNDGELIHYKIGWCAKSTKKHKIYNDGYLMYDQDKKIFTLYDDCGKENGKSVTVNIQDVKPDTKVFISSKEVLIEHIITSKEFEKATGLESSLVSNSTSSSSLSTTTIRKLSKKQQKLQEEEEEKQQQQQDEKQTTNINKSTIKKEFKSHTSLEEQKSSKKIVCPHDPNSKDALIFYSPPPSQLDEEGNKVVHVVLDPYIGRHLRPHQRRGVKFLYDCVTGNSNDNGYSGAILADQMGLGKTLQTLALLWTLLKQSPYGKPTIKKAIIVTPSTLVNNWKSEIQKWFGNGRLIASTLTDSLTKETKANLNDFNTSIKPVLIISYEQCRIFSKELETMSCGLMVCDEAHRLKNSNAKTTQSIMSVRCDRKILLTGTPIQNNLVEFYSMMDFANPNCLGSLADFKKSFIIPINKSRESPNSTSTSEGIRKSIQLSKLVKPFIIRRKSNILEKYLPPKRVQIIFCKLSSLQIELYKSILNSNSVKSLLSGGGSRGSATSLSTITLLKKLCNSPSLLLLNNKQDEGGEQQQTEIQNILKKHNYTLENYQEIQEQQDNESGKLLFVESLIKQLKPMNEKLVLVSNFTKTLDVFERLCKRLSIDTLRLDGDVKADSRQALVDKFNSSTQNVSSSKSSSSQYQVFLLSAKAGGVGINLIGGNHLVLYDPDWNPAIDIQAMERIWREGQTKPVFIYRLFSTGTIEEKIYQRQLMKESISNSIVDKKFNDNGGNFSLEDLKDIFSYNENTNSDTHDLLQCNCGNSNSNASTSINIKRIEIFKTIQHLDKWEHYRDVDQFSKQCNHDSILKKLKSKQDPISFIFISKTPIPSNNDLDDDQNDDDDFSFLEVENQIEDEEEDNNQQNTTPSKKRSNKKKEVDEEEEQEEEGEEEEETNPQTNLRKRAKINIVEDNDDDDLSDLDMS; translated from the coding sequence atgaaaaaaagtaGCAAAGGATTTGTTTCACCTTACAAAGATTCAAACACAACATCAACTCCTAGCATTAATCATTTAGcatcaaaaccaaaaaaaataacaacatcaacgacatcaacaacttcaacaacaacaacatcatcatcatcatctccTATAGAAacacaaaaaacaaaatcgaAAGCAAATAGtagtagcaataataatgataaaagtgAAGATAAAACTAATGATGGagaattaattcattataaaATTGGTTGGTGCGCAAAATCAACTAAAAAACATAAGATTTATAATGATGGTTATTTAATGTATGACcaagataaaaaaatatttacattataTGATGATTGTGGTAAAGAGAATGGAAAGAGTGTAACAGTGAATATACAAGATGTTAAACCAGATACAAAAGTATTCATCTCTTCAAAAGAAGTATTAATTGAACATATAATTACAAGcaaagaatttgaaaaagcAACTGGTTTAGAGTCATCTTTAGTTTCAAATtctacatcatcatcatcactatcaacaacaacaattagaaaACTAagtaaaaaacaacaaaaacttcaagaagaagaggaggaaaaacaacaacaacaacaagatgaaaaacaaacaacaaatattaataaatcaacaattaaaaaagaatttaaaagtcATACTAGTTTAGAAGAACAAAAAAGTTCAAAAAAGATTGTTTGTCCACATGATCCAAATTCAAAGGAtgcattaatattttattcaccaccaccaagtCAATTGGATGAAGAAGGTAATAAAGTTGTTCATGTTGTATTGGATCCATATATTGGTAGACATTTAAGACCTCATCAAAGAAGAGGTGTTAAATTCCTTTATGATTGTGTTACGGgtaattcaaatgataatggaTACAGTGGTGCTATTTTAGCTGATCAAATGGGGTTAGGTAAAACATTACAAACTTTAGCTTTACTTTGGACATTATTGAAACAGTCACCATACGGCAAACCAACAATAAAAAAGGCTATCATAGTTACACCATCGACATTGGTTAACAATTGGAAGAgtgaaattcaaaaatggTTTGGCAATGGTCGTTTGATTGCATCAACTTTAACAGATTCATTAACAAAAGAGACAaaagcaaatttaaatgatttcaatACATCGATTAAACCCGTATTAATTATCTCTTATGAACAATGTAGAATCTTTTCAAAGGAATTGGAAACGATGAGTTGTGGTTTAATGGTTTGTGATGAAGCTCATCGTTTAAAGAATTCAAATGCAAAGACCACTCAATCGATAATGAGTGTTAGATGTGATAGAAAGATTTTATTAACAGGTACaccaattcaaaataatttagtgGAATTTTATTCAATGATGGATTTTGCTAATCCAAATTGTTTAGGTTCTTTAGCTgactttaaaaaatcattcatcataccaattaataaatctagagaatcaccaaattcaacttcaacttcaGAAGGTATtagaaaatcaattcaacTCTCAAAATTGGTTAAACCATTCATCATTAgaagaaaatcaaatattttgGAGAAATATTTACCACCAAAAAGAGTACAAATcatattttgtaaattatcatcacttcaaattgaattatataaatcaattttgaATTCAAATAgtgttaaatcattattatcaggtggtggtagtagagGTTCAGCAACTTCTCTTTCAACAATaacattattaaagaaattatgtaattcaccatcattattattattaaataacaaACAAGATGAAGGAggagaacaacaacaaactgaaattcaaaatatattaaagaaaCATAATTATACATTAGAAAATTATCAAGAGATtcaagaacaacaagataATGAAtctggtaaattattatttgttgaatcattgattaaacaattaaaaccaatgaatgaaaaattggtattggtttCAAATTTCACAAAAACATTGGACGTCTTTGAGAGATTATGTAAAcgattatcaattgatacaCTTAGATTGGATGGTGATGTTAAAGCTGATTCAAGACAAGCATTggttgataaatttaattctagTACTCAAAATgtttcatcatcaaaatcatcGTCATCACAATATCAAGTGTTTTTGTTATCTGCAAAAGctggtggtgttggtattaatttaattggtggtaATCATTTGGTTCTATATGATCCAGATTGGAATCCTGCAATCGATATTCAAGCAATGGAAAGAATTTGGAGAGAAGGTCAAACTAAACCAGTTTTCATCTATAGATTATTTTCAACAGGTACAATTGAAGAGAAGATTTATCAAAGACAATTAATGaaagaatcaatttcaaattcaattgttgataaaaagtttaatgataatggtggtaatttCTCATTGGaagatttaaaagatatcTTTTcttataatgaaaatacaaATTCAGATACTCATGATTTATTACAATGTAATtgtggtaatagtaatagtaatgcTAGTACTagtataaatattaaaagaatagaaatatttaaaactattcAACATTTAGATAAATGGGAACACTATAGAGATGTAGAtcaattttcaaaacaatGTAATCatgattcaatattaaagaaattgaaatcaaaacaagatccaatttcttttattttcatttctaAAACACCAATaccatcaaataatgatttagatgatgatcaaaatgatgatgatgatttttctTTCTTAGAAGTAGAGAACCAAATTGAAGACGAAGAAGAGGATAATAACCAACAAAATACCACACCATCAAAGAAAAgatcaaataaaaagaaagaagtTGATGAGGAGGAGGAGCAGGAGGAAGAaggagaagaagaagaagagacAAATCCTCAAACCAATTTAAGAAAGAGagcaaaaataaatattgttgaagataatgacgatgatgatttGTCAGATTTAGACATgtcataa
- the psmE3 gene encoding proteasome activator 28 subunit translates to MSKNNSTVIKMDEQVLKYKEDLYEKTVHHLKVTIPKKIAEYQELAKSYGQNSENEQDGQTSKKRKLDSEDYVLMPIEDLIKTNRVIMETHQKFKKAYIELIETFSVIRGWISLNIPRIEDGNNFGVDVQEDIITQITKLEEVYTSLLDGSESYFASRASLVKKILKHKDIEAYRYSLAQVDEKEFTRFSFSYFDLANNYATTYSLIVKNFAKLETPRPTNASNIY, encoded by the exons atgtcaAAGAATAATTCAACTGTTATTAAAATGGACGAGCAAGTTCTTAAATATAAAGAagatttatatgaaaaaacagttcatcatttaaaagtCACAATTCCAAAAAAGATTGCTGAATATCAAGAATTAGCT aaatcataTGGACAAAATTCAGAAAATGAACAAGATGGACAAACTtcaaaaaagagaaaattaGATTCAGAGGATTACGTTCTCATGCCAATAGaggatttaattaaaactaatCGT gtTATTATGGAAACTcatcaaaaatttaaaaaagcaTATATTGAACTTATTGAAACTTTTTCAGTTATTAGAGGTTggatttctttaaatatacCAAGAATTGAGGATGGTAACAATTTTGGTGTTGACGTTCAAGAAGATATCATTACACAAATTACAAAATTAGAAGAAGTTTATACATCTTTATTAGATGGTTCTGAAAGTTATTTTGCATCAAGAGCTTCTCTCgttaaaaagattttaaaacataAAGATATTGAAGCTTATAGATATTC aCTTGCTCAAGTcgatgaaaaagaatttacaaGATTTAGTTTTTCATATTTTGATTTAGCAAATAATTATGCTACAACTTATTCCTTAATTGTAAAGAATTTTGCTAAACTTGAAACTCCAAGACCAACAAATGcttcaaatatttattaa
- a CDS encoding cyclin-like F-box containing protein, translated as MQSPNNASFFTTLFKNKYIFGVIASVIVLTFGLFKAIKPSPPDNDKNDKNNNNKNKNKDDENINKTKQHQDDILDELKEEINKLKPTNIDSENNNNNNNNNNNNNNNNNNNNNNNNNNNNNNIKNKTNIKSSSNNINNKNINQHNNNNNNTQKKKDIELISLPHQILYQIFESISPQDFTNCSKLNKKWNSVLIKLDKCWIQYSIDRWNLHQIYPFEETRNKNKEYFKKKYLEEKKRLGFKPEQYIVSIMSECSEFTEPGRWKSEKIINPNGSWWRKRFIEEMSKGLTMTTFILNNNSNNSNNNNNNSNKNDDDQEDEDEEDDEEVGLDSRCPTGNIVLNGKVNTPIGAFRFIDKEDALLKFNGNQWLEKHSSDSPYAGDVVGYFNFSLFPLDCDDELFQPYSSQIVEFLRVLTFGSRGTVTRLKNQHSVQSIVFERCTLSSIFGKYGFNDGDALLDTDITSNYIVSLIEEIQNFLDKSGVGVNAVDGGAKVVYTDKTSHNPIRYTGHLSKESLQLQINIWIYNSVILQSKRLWNRRLED; from the exons ATGCAATCACCAAATAATGCATCGTTTTTTACaacactttttaaaaataaatatatatttggTGTTATTGCCTCAGTGATTGTCTTAAcatttggtttatttaaaGCAATTAAACCTTCACCAccagataatgataaaaatgataaaaataataataataaaaataaaaataaagatgatgaaaatataaataaaacaaaacaacaTCAAGATGATATTTTagatgaattaaaagaagaaataaataaattaaaacctacaaatattgattcagaaaataataataataataataataataataataataataataataataataataataataataataataataataataataataataataatataaaaaataaaactaatattaaaagtagtagcaataatattaataataaaaatattaaccaacacaataataataataataatacccaaaaaaagaaagatatTGAACTTATTTCATTACCACATCAAATTTTATATCAAATCTTTGAATCAATATCACCTCAAGATTTTACAAa ttgttcaaaattaaataaaaaatggaattcagttttaataaaattagataAATGTTGGATTCAATATTCTATTGATAGATGGAATTTACATCAAATTTATCCATTTGAGGAAactagaaataaaaataaagaatattttaaaaagaaat aTTTAGAAGAGAAAAAAAGATTAGGGTTTAAACCAGAACAATATATAGTATCAATTATGAGTGAATGTAGTGAATTTACAGAACCAGGCAGATGGAAATCAgagaaaattataaatccAAACGGAAGTTGGTGgagaaaaagatttattgaAGAAATGTCAAAAGGTTTGACAATGAcaacatttattttaaataataatagcaataatagcaataataataataataatagtaataaaaatgatgatgatcaagaagatgaagatgaagaagatgatgaagaagtaGGATTAGATAGTCGTTGTCCAACTGGTAATATCGTTTTAAATGGTAAAGTGAATACACCAATTGGTGCATTTAGATTTATAGATAAAGAAGATgcacttttaaaatttaatggtAATCAATGGTTAGAAAAACATTCTTCAGATTCACCATATGCTGGTGATGTCGTTggttatttcaatttttcattattccCATTAGAttgtgatgatgaattatttcAACCTTATAGTTCACAAATCGTTGAATTTTTAAGAGTTTTAACATTTGGTTCAAGAGGTACTGTTACTcgtttaaaaaatcaacataGTGTTCAATCAATCGTTTTTGAAAGATGTACATTATCTTCAATCTTTGGAAAATATGGTTTCAATGATGGTGATGCTTTATTGGATACTGATATCACTTCAAATTATATAGTATCTCTAATTGAAGAGATTCAAAACTTTTTAGATAAaagtggtgttggtgttaaTGCCGTTGATGGTGGTGCTAAAGTGGTTTACACTGATAAAACTTCTCATAATCCAATTAGATACACTGGTCATCTTTCAAAAGAATCTTTACAACttcaaattaatatttggatTTATAATTCTGTCATTTTACAAAGTAAAAGATTATGGAATAGAAGATTAGAAGATTAA
- a CDS encoding RING zinc finger-containing protein (meprin and TRAF homology (MATH) domain-containing protein), with protein sequence MTEFKISDLLVKPLSESFSCIVCTDLLSESHDKIQVNQCPHGHCLCSDCWTKQIENKKKECPICRAKVKLEFLSRNLFLESEFKKKKVYCKYQYKEEKEDGKIIKDEENGCKDIIRIEEMETHFKNCQYAFINCPNGDECKINSRFRKNQLEEHNKSCEYLKVPCQYCKTPIAKINKDHLESECQSYKIKCTHCKLEMLRMELSEHLEVCPEMTIQCKYKEGGCQVSFQRKHQANHLASENNHIGFIQNIIDQHRILLDESDRCFKRLKCSHETLEKRLTNINKYSNQWVIENWMQKVIDIPNDEVTSTKRVSCPMFYFNSRKYNVSCFPNGFTPANKDYISLYLHLHEASPNINIKFSFEIVNSDPTKSIKKEKNSYFQNDKGIGWEKFAECKTINTLGEGFVVGNKLTIKFEIEIPQTIDPLTTK encoded by the exons ATGACAGAGTTTAAAATTAGTGATTTATTAGTTAAACCATTATCAGAAAGTTTTTCATGCATAGTGTGTACAGATCTCCTTAGTGAGAGTCACGATAAAATTCAAGTTAATCAATGTCCTCATGGCCATTGTTTATGCTCAGATTGTTGGACAAAACAGAttgaaaataagaaaaaagaatGTCCAATCTGTAGGGCAAAAGTAAAATTAGAGTTTTTATCAcgtaatttatttttagaaagtgaatttaaaaagaaaaag gtaTATTGTAAATATCAAtataaagaagaaaaagaagatggtaaaataattaaagatgAAGAGAATGGATGTAAAGATATAATTAGAATTGAAGAGATGGAAacacattttaaaaattgtcaATATGCATTTATAAATTGTCCAAATGGTGATGaatgtaaaattaatagtaGATTTAGAAAGAATCAATTGGAGGAACATAATAAGTCTtgtgaatatttaaaagtaCCATGTCAATATTGTAAAACACCAATAGCCAAAATCAATAAGGATCATTTGGAGAGCGAATGTCAATCATACAAAATAAAGTGTACACATTGTAAATTAGAGATGTTGAGAATGGAATTATCGGAGCATTTGGAGGTATGTCCCGAGATGACCATTCAATGTAAATATAAAGAGGGTGGATGTCAAGTAAGCTTTCAAAGAAAACATCAAGCCAATCATTTAGCATCAGAGAATAATCATATAGGTTTCATTCAAAACATTATAGATCAACATCGTATCCTACTGGATGAGAGTGATAGATGTTTCAAACGATTGAAATGTAGTCATGAAACTTTGGAGAAAAGGTTAaccaatataaataaatactcAAATCAATGGGTAATTGAAAATTGGATGCAAAAAGTAATCGATATCCCAAACGATGAAGTTACCTCTACCAAGCGAGTATCTTGTCCAATGTTTTACTTTAACTCTAGAAAATATAATGTGTCTTGTTTTCCAAATGGTTTCACTCCAGCAAATAAAGATTACATTTCACTTTATCTTCATTTACATGAAGCTTCcccaaatattaatattaaattctcttttgaaattgtaaattccgatccaacaaaatcaattaaaaaag aaaaaaattcATACTTTCAAAACGATAAAGGTATTGGATGGGAAAAATTTGCAGAAtgtaaaactataaatactTTGGGTGAGGGTTTTGTTGTTGGCAATAAACTTACAatcaaatttgaaattgagaTTCCACAAACAATAGATCCTTTAACtactaaataa
- the derl2 gene encoding hypothetical protein: MAQPFEDWYKNLPIVTKIYMTGCVVTSVSVYLGLVGPLRLYLNFPLVFGKYEFWRLFTNFFFYDEIGMNFFFHMYFLVRHSRLLEESSFRGRSADYLFMWIFGSFLLLIMDAFLFYTKIVTKVLFLAPSIAFMVIYVWSRRNPNMHISFLGLFTFSAPYLPWVILIMGYLFNHDLTTDLLGAVAGHAYYFLEDAYPLISNRRLLKTPGFLKNLMDGQEQPIVDAHQQQEVQQAQQQEVQQPVQNFLNEDDLDQQ; encoded by the exons atgGCACAACCTTTTGAGGATTGGTATAAAAATTTACCTATTGTTACAAAGATATATATGACAGGATGTGTTGTTACATCAGTTAGTGTTTATCTTGGATTGGTTGGTCCATTAagattatatttaaattttccatTAGTATTTGGCAAGTATGAATTTTGGAGactttttacaaatttttttttctatgatgaaattggtatgaatttctttttccatATGTATTTCCT gGTTAGACACAGTAGGCTATTAGAGGAATCATCATTTAGAGGTAGATCAGCTGATTATCTATTTATGTGGATATTTggatcatttttattatta atAATGGAtgcatttttattttataccAAAATTGTTacaaaagttttatttttagcaCCATCAATAGCATTTATGGTAATTTATGTGTGGAGTAGAAGAAATCCTAATATGCATATTAGCTTTTTAggtttatttacatttagtGCACCATATTTACCTTgggtaattttaataatgggTTATTTATTCAATCATGATTTAACAACTGATTTATTAGGTGCTGTTGCAGGTCATGCTTATTATTTCCTTGAAGATGCTTATCCATTAATTAGTAATAgaagattattaaaaactccTGGTTTttt AAAAAATCTTATGGATGGACAAGAGCAACCAATTGTAGATGcacatcaacaacaagaagtacaacaagcacaacaacaagaagtaCAACAACCAGTACAAAACTTTCtaaatgaagatgatttagatcaacaataa